In Vulpes lagopus strain Blue_001 chromosome 1, ASM1834538v1, whole genome shotgun sequence, a genomic segment contains:
- the CRISP1 gene encoding cysteine-rich secretory protein 1, with translation MFMFAVLQAMDNHSDRSGGVTMKYFLYLAAAAGVLPILIIRAKLASVPYNTLLTELATVQEEILTVHNTLRRGVVPSASNMLKMNWSEEAAQNARVLSKQCELRESSSLQRRITNTFCGENMHMTTYPISWSNVIKIWYNESKYFKYGEWTPMDSDIEHYTQHYTQVVWATSYLIGCGISSCPKRKLTQYLYICHYCHEGNDPAKRNEPYNAGSPCGDCPNDCENKLCTNPCLYYDEYSNCQIQKRSFGCSPQSIQQFCKASCLCDKKIK, from the exons GTTTGCAGTCCTTCAAGCAATGGACAATCATTCAGACCGTTCTGGAG ggGTGACAATGAAATACTTCTTGTATTTGGCTGCTGCAGCTGGCGTCCTGCCTATTTTGATTATAAGA GCAAAACTAGCTTCAGTTCCATATAATACACTCCTCACTGAATTGGCAACTGTCCAAGAAGAAATCCTGACTGTACATAACACCCTCAGGAGAGGAGTAGTTCCATCAGCCAGCAACATGCTGAAGATG AATTGGAGTGAAGAAGCTGCACAAAATGCCAGAGTGTTGTCAAAGCAGTGTGAATTAAGAGAGAGCAGCTCACTTCAGAGGCGAATTACAA atACGTTTTGTGGAGAAAACATGCATATGACAACTTATCCTATCTCATGGTCAAATGTAATTAAAATCTGGTACAATGAATCTAAATATTTCAAGTATGGGGAATGGACACCAATGGACAGTGACATTGAGCATTATACTCAGCATTATACTCAG GTTGTTTGGGCCACTTCTTATCTCATTGGCTGCGGAATATCATCATGCCCCAAAAGAAAGCTGACTCAGTATCTCTATATTTGTCACTATTGTCATGA ggGAAATGATCCTGCCAAAAGGAATGAACCTTATAATGCAGGAAGTCCATGTGGAGACTGCCCAAATGACTGTGAAAATaaactttgta CTAACCCCTGCCTCTACTATGATGAATACAGTAACTGTCAGATACAAAAACGTAGTTTCGGATGCAGCCCACAGTCAATTCAACAATTCTGCAAAGCTAGCTGTCTCTGTGACAAGAAGATAAAGTAA